The proteins below come from a single Maylandia zebra isolate NMK-2024a linkage group LG23, Mzebra_GT3a, whole genome shotgun sequence genomic window:
- the ncln gene encoding BOS complex subunit ncln isoform X3, with translation MFEEASEVFDNMFKSSFPLTFIVFIPAVLILVSPLPAEASHEFTVYRMQQYDLQGQPYGTRNAILNTEARTVEAEVLSRRCVIMRLADFSYDKYQKALRQSAGAVVIILPRNMSAMPQDIVQFMELEPEMLATETIVPVYFAMEDDELLSIYTQTLTSSSSQGSLSAAEVLLHTATANGFQMVTSGAQSKAVSDWAITSLEGRLAGVGGEDLPTIVVVAHYDSFGVAPWLSYGADSNGSGVSMLLELARLFSKLYTYKRTHAAYNLLFFLSGGGKFNYQGTKRWLEDNLDHTDSSLLQDNVAFVLCLDTLGNGDSLHLHVSKPPKEGTPQYSLLKELEAVVASQYPEVKFSMVHKKINLADDMLAWEHERFGIRRLPAFTLSHLPSHRLAQRSSIMDVRSVSPSSRHGAGEPPAGPHVDVKKLSRNTKLVAEALARVVYNLTEKAAPGDLQIFTEQMQVQDEQLSAVVDWLTAQPRAAQLVDKDSTVVSTLEYHLGRYLKDVKRHYVKADKRDPEFVFYDQLKQTMNAYRVKPAIFDLLLAVCIAAYLGMVYLAIQNFGVLYSVVRRITQPKAKAH, from the exons ATGTTTGAGGAAGCCAGCGAGGTGTTCGATAACATGTTTAAATCTTCGTTTCCCCTCACCTTCATCGTCTTCATCCCGGCGGTGCTGATCCTGGTGTCTCCGCTCCCGGCCGAGGCGTCGCACGAGTTCACGGTGTACCGCATGCAGCAGTACGACCTACAGGGACAGCCGTACG GTACCAGGAATGCCATCCTGAACACGGAGGCCCGTACTGTGGAGGCAGAGGTGCTAAGTCGTCGCTGTGTAATCATGCGGCTGGCGGACTTCTCCTATGACAAGTACCAGAAAGCCCTGCGCCAGTCAGCGGGGGCTGTGGTCATCATCCTGCCAAGGAACATGTCTGCTATGCCGCAAGACATAGTGCAG TTCATGGAGTTGGAGCCTGAGATGTTGGCTACTGAGACCATCGTCCCCGTCTACTTCGCCATGGAGGATGACGAGCTGCTGTCTATCTACACACAGACCCTGACCTCCTCATCCTCACAGGGCTCCTTATCAGCGGCCGAAG TCCTGCTGCATACGGCCACAGCCAACGGCTTTCAGATGGTGACCAGTGGAGCTCAGAGCAAAGCCGTCAGTGACTGGGCCATCACCAGTTTAGAG GGCCGTCTGGCTGGAGTTGGAGGAGAGGACCTCCCCACCATCGTGGTGGTGGCTCATTACGACTCCTTTGGTGTTGCTCCG TGGCTGTCATACGGAGCAGACTCAAACGGCAGTGGAGTGTCCATGTTACTGGAACTGGCCCGACTCTTCTCCAAACTCTACACCTACAAGAGGACGCACGCTGC GTACAACCTGCTGTTCTTTCTGTCCGGCGGAGGAAAGTTTAACTACCAGGGCACCAAACGCTGGCTGGAGGACAATTTAGACCACACAG ACTCCAGTCTGCTGCAGGATAACGTAGCCTTTGTGTTGTGTCTGGATACTTTGGGGAACGGAGACTCTCTGCACCTCCATGTGTCCAAACCTCCCAAAGAGGGAACCCCTCAGTATTCCCTTCTGAAAGAGCTGGAGGCG GTGGTTGCGAGTCAGTATCCAGAGGTCAAGTTCTCCATGGTCCACAAGAAAATCAACCTGGCTGACGACATGCTGGCGTGGGAGCACGAACGTTTTGGGATCCGCCGCCTGCCCGCCTTCACTCTGTCCCACCTGCCCTCGCACCGGCTGGCTCAGCGCTCCAGCATCATGGACGTGCGGTCAGTGTCCCCCTCCTCTCGCCACGGAGCGGGAGAGCCCCCTGCTGG GCCTCACGTAGATGTGAAGAAGCTCAGCAGGAACACCAAGCTGGTAGCAGAGGCTCTGGCGAGGGTCGTCTACAACCTCACAGAAAAG GCAGCACCTGGAGACCTGCAGATTTTCACTGAGCAGATG CAGGTGCAGGACGAGCAGCTGTCAGCCGTGGTGGACTGGCTCACGGCGCAGCCCAGAGCTGCTCAGCTGGTGGACAAAGACAGCACCGTGGTGTCCACCCTGGAGTATCACCTGGGACGCTACCTCAAGGATGTCAAAAGACACTACGTCAAAGCTGAcaagag GGATCCAGAGTTTGTGTTTTATGACCAGCTGAAGCAGACGATGAATGCTTACAG AGTGAAGCCCGCTATCTTtgacctgctgctggctgtctGCATCGCAGCCTACCTGGGGATGGTGTATTTGGCTATCCAG AACTTTGGAGTCCTGTACAGTGTTGTCCGTAGAATCACTCAACCCAAGGCCAAGGCCCACTAA
- the ncln gene encoding BOS complex subunit ncln isoform X4 produces MFEEASEVFDNMFKSSFPLTFIVFIPAVLILVSPLPAEASHEFTVYRMQQYDLQGQPYGTRNAILNTEARTVEAEVLSRRCVIMRLADFSYDKYQKALRQSAGAVVIILPRNMSAMPQDIVQQFMELEPEMLATETIVPVYFAMEDDELLSIYTQTLTSSSSQGSLSAAEVLLHTATANGFQMVTSGAQSKAVSDWAITSLEGRLAGVGGEDLPTIVVVAHYDSFGVAPWLSYGADSNGSGVSMLLELARLFSKLYTYKRTHAAYNLLFFLSGGGKFNYQGTKRWLEDNLDHTDSSLLQDNVAFVLCLDTLGNGDSLHLHVSKPPKEGTPQYSLLKELEAVVASQYPEVKFSMVHKKINLADDMLAWEHERFGIRRLPAFTLSHLPSHRLAQRSSIMDVRPHVDVKKLSRNTKLVAEALARVVYNLTEKAAPGDLQIFTEQMQVQDEQLSAVVDWLTAQPRAAQLVDKDSTVVSTLEYHLGRYLKDVKRHYVKADKRDPEFVFYDQLKQTMNAYRVKPAIFDLLLAVCIAAYLGMVYLAIQNFGVLYSVVRRITQPKAKAH; encoded by the exons ATGTTTGAGGAAGCCAGCGAGGTGTTCGATAACATGTTTAAATCTTCGTTTCCCCTCACCTTCATCGTCTTCATCCCGGCGGTGCTGATCCTGGTGTCTCCGCTCCCGGCCGAGGCGTCGCACGAGTTCACGGTGTACCGCATGCAGCAGTACGACCTACAGGGACAGCCGTACG GTACCAGGAATGCCATCCTGAACACGGAGGCCCGTACTGTGGAGGCAGAGGTGCTAAGTCGTCGCTGTGTAATCATGCGGCTGGCGGACTTCTCCTATGACAAGTACCAGAAAGCCCTGCGCCAGTCAGCGGGGGCTGTGGTCATCATCCTGCCAAGGAACATGTCTGCTATGCCGCAAGACATAGTGCAG CAGTTCATGGAGTTGGAGCCTGAGATGTTGGCTACTGAGACCATCGTCCCCGTCTACTTCGCCATGGAGGATGACGAGCTGCTGTCTATCTACACACAGACCCTGACCTCCTCATCCTCACAGGGCTCCTTATCAGCGGCCGAAG TCCTGCTGCATACGGCCACAGCCAACGGCTTTCAGATGGTGACCAGTGGAGCTCAGAGCAAAGCCGTCAGTGACTGGGCCATCACCAGTTTAGAG GGCCGTCTGGCTGGAGTTGGAGGAGAGGACCTCCCCACCATCGTGGTGGTGGCTCATTACGACTCCTTTGGTGTTGCTCCG TGGCTGTCATACGGAGCAGACTCAAACGGCAGTGGAGTGTCCATGTTACTGGAACTGGCCCGACTCTTCTCCAAACTCTACACCTACAAGAGGACGCACGCTGC GTACAACCTGCTGTTCTTTCTGTCCGGCGGAGGAAAGTTTAACTACCAGGGCACCAAACGCTGGCTGGAGGACAATTTAGACCACACAG ACTCCAGTCTGCTGCAGGATAACGTAGCCTTTGTGTTGTGTCTGGATACTTTGGGGAACGGAGACTCTCTGCACCTCCATGTGTCCAAACCTCCCAAAGAGGGAACCCCTCAGTATTCCCTTCTGAAAGAGCTGGAGGCG GTGGTTGCGAGTCAGTATCCAGAGGTCAAGTTCTCCATGGTCCACAAGAAAATCAACCTGGCTGACGACATGCTGGCGTGGGAGCACGAACGTTTTGGGATCCGCCGCCTGCCCGCCTTCACTCTGTCCCACCTGCCCTCGCACCGGCTGGCTCAGCGCTCCAGCATCATGGACGTGCG GCCTCACGTAGATGTGAAGAAGCTCAGCAGGAACACCAAGCTGGTAGCAGAGGCTCTGGCGAGGGTCGTCTACAACCTCACAGAAAAG GCAGCACCTGGAGACCTGCAGATTTTCACTGAGCAGATG CAGGTGCAGGACGAGCAGCTGTCAGCCGTGGTGGACTGGCTCACGGCGCAGCCCAGAGCTGCTCAGCTGGTGGACAAAGACAGCACCGTGGTGTCCACCCTGGAGTATCACCTGGGACGCTACCTCAAGGATGTCAAAAGACACTACGTCAAAGCTGAcaagag GGATCCAGAGTTTGTGTTTTATGACCAGCTGAAGCAGACGATGAATGCTTACAG AGTGAAGCCCGCTATCTTtgacctgctgctggctgtctGCATCGCAGCCTACCTGGGGATGGTGTATTTGGCTATCCAG AACTTTGGAGTCCTGTACAGTGTTGTCCGTAGAATCACTCAACCCAAGGCCAAGGCCCACTAA
- the ncln gene encoding BOS complex subunit ncln isoform X5, producing MFEEASEVFDNMFKSSFPLTFIVFIPAVLILVSPLPAEASHEFTVYRMQQYDLQGQPYGTRNAILNTEARTVEAEVLSRRCVIMRLADFSYDKYQKALRQSAGAVVIILPRNMSAMPQDIVQQFMELEPEMLATETIVPVYFAMEDDELLSIYTQTLTSSSSQGSLSAAEVLLHTATANGFQMVTSGAQSKAVSDWAITSLEGRLAGVGGEDLPTIVVVAHYDSFGVAPWLSYGADSNGSGVSMLLELARLFSKLYTYKRTHAAYNLLFFLSGGGKFNYQGTKRWLEDNLDHTDSSLLQDNVAFVLCLDTLGNGDSLHLHVSKPPKEGTPQYSLLKELEAVVASQYPEVKFSMVHKKINLADDMLAWEHERFGIRRLPAFTLSHLPSHRLAQRSSIMDVRPHVDVKKLSRNTKLVAEALARVVYNLTEKAAPGDLQIFTEQMVQDEQLSAVVDWLTAQPRAAQLVDKDSTVVSTLEYHLGRYLKDVKRHYVKADKRDPEFVFYDQLKQTMNAYRVKPAIFDLLLAVCIAAYLGMVYLAIQNFGVLYSVVRRITQPKAKAH from the exons ATGTTTGAGGAAGCCAGCGAGGTGTTCGATAACATGTTTAAATCTTCGTTTCCCCTCACCTTCATCGTCTTCATCCCGGCGGTGCTGATCCTGGTGTCTCCGCTCCCGGCCGAGGCGTCGCACGAGTTCACGGTGTACCGCATGCAGCAGTACGACCTACAGGGACAGCCGTACG GTACCAGGAATGCCATCCTGAACACGGAGGCCCGTACTGTGGAGGCAGAGGTGCTAAGTCGTCGCTGTGTAATCATGCGGCTGGCGGACTTCTCCTATGACAAGTACCAGAAAGCCCTGCGCCAGTCAGCGGGGGCTGTGGTCATCATCCTGCCAAGGAACATGTCTGCTATGCCGCAAGACATAGTGCAG CAGTTCATGGAGTTGGAGCCTGAGATGTTGGCTACTGAGACCATCGTCCCCGTCTACTTCGCCATGGAGGATGACGAGCTGCTGTCTATCTACACACAGACCCTGACCTCCTCATCCTCACAGGGCTCCTTATCAGCGGCCGAAG TCCTGCTGCATACGGCCACAGCCAACGGCTTTCAGATGGTGACCAGTGGAGCTCAGAGCAAAGCCGTCAGTGACTGGGCCATCACCAGTTTAGAG GGCCGTCTGGCTGGAGTTGGAGGAGAGGACCTCCCCACCATCGTGGTGGTGGCTCATTACGACTCCTTTGGTGTTGCTCCG TGGCTGTCATACGGAGCAGACTCAAACGGCAGTGGAGTGTCCATGTTACTGGAACTGGCCCGACTCTTCTCCAAACTCTACACCTACAAGAGGACGCACGCTGC GTACAACCTGCTGTTCTTTCTGTCCGGCGGAGGAAAGTTTAACTACCAGGGCACCAAACGCTGGCTGGAGGACAATTTAGACCACACAG ACTCCAGTCTGCTGCAGGATAACGTAGCCTTTGTGTTGTGTCTGGATACTTTGGGGAACGGAGACTCTCTGCACCTCCATGTGTCCAAACCTCCCAAAGAGGGAACCCCTCAGTATTCCCTTCTGAAAGAGCTGGAGGCG GTGGTTGCGAGTCAGTATCCAGAGGTCAAGTTCTCCATGGTCCACAAGAAAATCAACCTGGCTGACGACATGCTGGCGTGGGAGCACGAACGTTTTGGGATCCGCCGCCTGCCCGCCTTCACTCTGTCCCACCTGCCCTCGCACCGGCTGGCTCAGCGCTCCAGCATCATGGACGTGCG GCCTCACGTAGATGTGAAGAAGCTCAGCAGGAACACCAAGCTGGTAGCAGAGGCTCTGGCGAGGGTCGTCTACAACCTCACAGAAAAG GCAGCACCTGGAGACCTGCAGATTTTCACTGAGCAGATG GTGCAGGACGAGCAGCTGTCAGCCGTGGTGGACTGGCTCACGGCGCAGCCCAGAGCTGCTCAGCTGGTGGACAAAGACAGCACCGTGGTGTCCACCCTGGAGTATCACCTGGGACGCTACCTCAAGGATGTCAAAAGACACTACGTCAAAGCTGAcaagag GGATCCAGAGTTTGTGTTTTATGACCAGCTGAAGCAGACGATGAATGCTTACAG AGTGAAGCCCGCTATCTTtgacctgctgctggctgtctGCATCGCAGCCTACCTGGGGATGGTGTATTTGGCTATCCAG AACTTTGGAGTCCTGTACAGTGTTGTCCGTAGAATCACTCAACCCAAGGCCAAGGCCCACTAA
- the ncln gene encoding BOS complex subunit ncln isoform X1, whose amino-acid sequence MFEEASEVFDNMFKSSFPLTFIVFIPAVLILVSPLPAEASHEFTVYRMQQYDLQGQPYGTRNAILNTEARTVEAEVLSRRCVIMRLADFSYDKYQKALRQSAGAVVIILPRNMSAMPQDIVQQFMELEPEMLATETIVPVYFAMEDDELLSIYTQTLTSSSSQGSLSAAEVLLHTATANGFQMVTSGAQSKAVSDWAITSLEGRLAGVGGEDLPTIVVVAHYDSFGVAPWLSYGADSNGSGVSMLLELARLFSKLYTYKRTHAAYNLLFFLSGGGKFNYQGTKRWLEDNLDHTDSSLLQDNVAFVLCLDTLGNGDSLHLHVSKPPKEGTPQYSLLKELEAVVASQYPEVKFSMVHKKINLADDMLAWEHERFGIRRLPAFTLSHLPSHRLAQRSSIMDVRSVSPSSRHGAGEPPAGPHVDVKKLSRNTKLVAEALARVVYNLTEKAAPGDLQIFTEQMQVQDEQLSAVVDWLTAQPRAAQLVDKDSTVVSTLEYHLGRYLKDVKRHYVKADKRDPEFVFYDQLKQTMNAYRVKPAIFDLLLAVCIAAYLGMVYLAIQNFGVLYSVVRRITQPKAKAH is encoded by the exons ATGTTTGAGGAAGCCAGCGAGGTGTTCGATAACATGTTTAAATCTTCGTTTCCCCTCACCTTCATCGTCTTCATCCCGGCGGTGCTGATCCTGGTGTCTCCGCTCCCGGCCGAGGCGTCGCACGAGTTCACGGTGTACCGCATGCAGCAGTACGACCTACAGGGACAGCCGTACG GTACCAGGAATGCCATCCTGAACACGGAGGCCCGTACTGTGGAGGCAGAGGTGCTAAGTCGTCGCTGTGTAATCATGCGGCTGGCGGACTTCTCCTATGACAAGTACCAGAAAGCCCTGCGCCAGTCAGCGGGGGCTGTGGTCATCATCCTGCCAAGGAACATGTCTGCTATGCCGCAAGACATAGTGCAG CAGTTCATGGAGTTGGAGCCTGAGATGTTGGCTACTGAGACCATCGTCCCCGTCTACTTCGCCATGGAGGATGACGAGCTGCTGTCTATCTACACACAGACCCTGACCTCCTCATCCTCACAGGGCTCCTTATCAGCGGCCGAAG TCCTGCTGCATACGGCCACAGCCAACGGCTTTCAGATGGTGACCAGTGGAGCTCAGAGCAAAGCCGTCAGTGACTGGGCCATCACCAGTTTAGAG GGCCGTCTGGCTGGAGTTGGAGGAGAGGACCTCCCCACCATCGTGGTGGTGGCTCATTACGACTCCTTTGGTGTTGCTCCG TGGCTGTCATACGGAGCAGACTCAAACGGCAGTGGAGTGTCCATGTTACTGGAACTGGCCCGACTCTTCTCCAAACTCTACACCTACAAGAGGACGCACGCTGC GTACAACCTGCTGTTCTTTCTGTCCGGCGGAGGAAAGTTTAACTACCAGGGCACCAAACGCTGGCTGGAGGACAATTTAGACCACACAG ACTCCAGTCTGCTGCAGGATAACGTAGCCTTTGTGTTGTGTCTGGATACTTTGGGGAACGGAGACTCTCTGCACCTCCATGTGTCCAAACCTCCCAAAGAGGGAACCCCTCAGTATTCCCTTCTGAAAGAGCTGGAGGCG GTGGTTGCGAGTCAGTATCCAGAGGTCAAGTTCTCCATGGTCCACAAGAAAATCAACCTGGCTGACGACATGCTGGCGTGGGAGCACGAACGTTTTGGGATCCGCCGCCTGCCCGCCTTCACTCTGTCCCACCTGCCCTCGCACCGGCTGGCTCAGCGCTCCAGCATCATGGACGTGCGGTCAGTGTCCCCCTCCTCTCGCCACGGAGCGGGAGAGCCCCCTGCTGG GCCTCACGTAGATGTGAAGAAGCTCAGCAGGAACACCAAGCTGGTAGCAGAGGCTCTGGCGAGGGTCGTCTACAACCTCACAGAAAAG GCAGCACCTGGAGACCTGCAGATTTTCACTGAGCAGATG CAGGTGCAGGACGAGCAGCTGTCAGCCGTGGTGGACTGGCTCACGGCGCAGCCCAGAGCTGCTCAGCTGGTGGACAAAGACAGCACCGTGGTGTCCACCCTGGAGTATCACCTGGGACGCTACCTCAAGGATGTCAAAAGACACTACGTCAAAGCTGAcaagag GGATCCAGAGTTTGTGTTTTATGACCAGCTGAAGCAGACGATGAATGCTTACAG AGTGAAGCCCGCTATCTTtgacctgctgctggctgtctGCATCGCAGCCTACCTGGGGATGGTGTATTTGGCTATCCAG AACTTTGGAGTCCTGTACAGTGTTGTCCGTAGAATCACTCAACCCAAGGCCAAGGCCCACTAA
- the ncln gene encoding BOS complex subunit ncln isoform X2, with protein sequence MFEEASEVFDNMFKSSFPLTFIVFIPAVLILVSPLPAEASHEFTVYRMQQYDLQGQPYGTRNAILNTEARTVEAEVLSRRCVIMRLADFSYDKYQKALRQSAGAVVIILPRNMSAMPQDIVQQFMELEPEMLATETIVPVYFAMEDDELLSIYTQTLTSSSSQGSLSAAEVLLHTATANGFQMVTSGAQSKAVSDWAITSLEGRLAGVGGEDLPTIVVVAHYDSFGVAPWLSYGADSNGSGVSMLLELARLFSKLYTYKRTHAAYNLLFFLSGGGKFNYQGTKRWLEDNLDHTDSSLLQDNVAFVLCLDTLGNGDSLHLHVSKPPKEGTPQYSLLKELEAVVASQYPEVKFSMVHKKINLADDMLAWEHERFGIRRLPAFTLSHLPSHRLAQRSSIMDVRSVSPSSRHGAGEPPAGPHVDVKKLSRNTKLVAEALARVVYNLTEKAAPGDLQIFTEQMVQDEQLSAVVDWLTAQPRAAQLVDKDSTVVSTLEYHLGRYLKDVKRHYVKADKRDPEFVFYDQLKQTMNAYRVKPAIFDLLLAVCIAAYLGMVYLAIQNFGVLYSVVRRITQPKAKAH encoded by the exons ATGTTTGAGGAAGCCAGCGAGGTGTTCGATAACATGTTTAAATCTTCGTTTCCCCTCACCTTCATCGTCTTCATCCCGGCGGTGCTGATCCTGGTGTCTCCGCTCCCGGCCGAGGCGTCGCACGAGTTCACGGTGTACCGCATGCAGCAGTACGACCTACAGGGACAGCCGTACG GTACCAGGAATGCCATCCTGAACACGGAGGCCCGTACTGTGGAGGCAGAGGTGCTAAGTCGTCGCTGTGTAATCATGCGGCTGGCGGACTTCTCCTATGACAAGTACCAGAAAGCCCTGCGCCAGTCAGCGGGGGCTGTGGTCATCATCCTGCCAAGGAACATGTCTGCTATGCCGCAAGACATAGTGCAG CAGTTCATGGAGTTGGAGCCTGAGATGTTGGCTACTGAGACCATCGTCCCCGTCTACTTCGCCATGGAGGATGACGAGCTGCTGTCTATCTACACACAGACCCTGACCTCCTCATCCTCACAGGGCTCCTTATCAGCGGCCGAAG TCCTGCTGCATACGGCCACAGCCAACGGCTTTCAGATGGTGACCAGTGGAGCTCAGAGCAAAGCCGTCAGTGACTGGGCCATCACCAGTTTAGAG GGCCGTCTGGCTGGAGTTGGAGGAGAGGACCTCCCCACCATCGTGGTGGTGGCTCATTACGACTCCTTTGGTGTTGCTCCG TGGCTGTCATACGGAGCAGACTCAAACGGCAGTGGAGTGTCCATGTTACTGGAACTGGCCCGACTCTTCTCCAAACTCTACACCTACAAGAGGACGCACGCTGC GTACAACCTGCTGTTCTTTCTGTCCGGCGGAGGAAAGTTTAACTACCAGGGCACCAAACGCTGGCTGGAGGACAATTTAGACCACACAG ACTCCAGTCTGCTGCAGGATAACGTAGCCTTTGTGTTGTGTCTGGATACTTTGGGGAACGGAGACTCTCTGCACCTCCATGTGTCCAAACCTCCCAAAGAGGGAACCCCTCAGTATTCCCTTCTGAAAGAGCTGGAGGCG GTGGTTGCGAGTCAGTATCCAGAGGTCAAGTTCTCCATGGTCCACAAGAAAATCAACCTGGCTGACGACATGCTGGCGTGGGAGCACGAACGTTTTGGGATCCGCCGCCTGCCCGCCTTCACTCTGTCCCACCTGCCCTCGCACCGGCTGGCTCAGCGCTCCAGCATCATGGACGTGCGGTCAGTGTCCCCCTCCTCTCGCCACGGAGCGGGAGAGCCCCCTGCTGG GCCTCACGTAGATGTGAAGAAGCTCAGCAGGAACACCAAGCTGGTAGCAGAGGCTCTGGCGAGGGTCGTCTACAACCTCACAGAAAAG GCAGCACCTGGAGACCTGCAGATTTTCACTGAGCAGATG GTGCAGGACGAGCAGCTGTCAGCCGTGGTGGACTGGCTCACGGCGCAGCCCAGAGCTGCTCAGCTGGTGGACAAAGACAGCACCGTGGTGTCCACCCTGGAGTATCACCTGGGACGCTACCTCAAGGATGTCAAAAGACACTACGTCAAAGCTGAcaagag GGATCCAGAGTTTGTGTTTTATGACCAGCTGAAGCAGACGATGAATGCTTACAG AGTGAAGCCCGCTATCTTtgacctgctgctggctgtctGCATCGCAGCCTACCTGGGGATGGTGTATTTGGCTATCCAG AACTTTGGAGTCCTGTACAGTGTTGTCCGTAGAATCACTCAACCCAAGGCCAAGGCCCACTAA